CCGTCCGATTCCCCCCACCTTGTCCTTATCGTCCGCGATAGCGACTCCGGTCAACGGTCCTCTACAGCCCAATCTCATAATCACCACCACCACAACAACGATATCGGCAGCTTTAACAAAAATCACAGTTCGCATCTAAACCACATTTATCCCAATCCGTTTGAGTTTCTCGGATCGGATGGGTTGTCCGTGCCCCCACCGTCCACTGTAGATCCATTCCGGAACAGTACGCCCAATATAGAAGGAGCCTATGAGGTGCTAAAGCTATTACTTTGCTTACCCATTGTTGTGGCCCGATTGGTGCTTTTTGGGGCTTGTTTGGCTGTAGGGTTCATTGCTACCAAATTGGCTCTCGAGGGATGGAAGGACAAGCATAATCCTATGCCCATATGGCGCTCTAGGTTAATGTGGGTTACCAGGATGTGTGCCCGCTGTATTCTCTTCTCTTTCGGGTATGTTGATTTTCGCGCTCTTTTCCCTCCCTTAAATTTGACGCTTATGGTCAGTTggtaggtaagaaaataaatgcTAGCTCAAATAATCATTGCAAAAGAAATAGTATTACTAGGGTTTCATGTACCTAATGAGATCCCTTGTGTGActtatctttatttattttgacgcATTGAAATTGTCTTCCTTCTTTGTACTTATTTTAGTTTTCTAACTACTATTAACAGCTACCAATGgataagaagaaaaggagagccTGCTCCCAGAGAAATTGCTCCGATTGTTGTATCAAATCATGTATCATACATCGACCCTATCTTTTACTTTTACGAATTATTTCCCACAATTGTTGCAGCCGAGTCGCATGATTCTATACCATTTGTTGGAACTATTATCAGAGCGATGCAGGTAACTTTTGCCTATGCCAGGTATCTGTTAGTGAATTagcatgtatttattttttgagattcataattttttatgagaTGTTTTCTTAGGTCATATATGTCGATAGGTTCTCTCATTCATCAAGGAAACAAGCGGTTAATGAAATAAAGGTAGTAAGTTTCTACCCCTTTTAATCTTTACCTCTCTGATTTACAATTGATTTCTGCACGCATTTATTTCAGTTCAGAAATGCATTTAGTTTCACAAAATATTCAAATACATGAGCCTGTTTGCCTTCTGAATGGTGTTTGATTCACCTTGCACTTTTTCTGACTTCAACCCTGTGCAACTGTTCATAGAATTGCTACAGAAATTCAGATagtttttatcaatttataagCCATTTGATACAGAAATGTGCTTTCAAGGATATGAATACAGAGAAAGGCTTCATGTGATAGATTTCCTCGAGTGCTATTGTTTCCGGAGGGAACAACAACTAATGGCAAGGTCATTATTTCTTTCCAACTCGGTGCATTCATTCCTGGTCAAGCAATCCAACCGGTGGTTGTCCGCTATCCTTATGTTCATTTTGACCAATCGTGGTAGGAAACTCTCTACATGGAACTTGCTTCTTGGTTGCCTTTAATCTTGTCTTACAAATCTTGCTTGCTTGTCATGCCTTCCATTTTTCTTAGGGGGGATATTTCATTGGCAAAGCTCTTGTTTAGGATGTTTACACAGTTCCACAATTTTATGGAGGTACTGCTGTCCTGCCTGTCATACTTGATCCTTGTCACTATATAATATGGTGCTTGAAAACTGTGGTTTGCTTGTAATTAATTAAGATTGTTTCTTCTGAACTGAACAGGTAGAATACCTACCTATTGTTTCTCCCCTGGATAATTGTAAAGAAAATCCTGCTCATTTTGCTAAGAGGGTGAGTGACTGCTTTtacatttctttttcttcctcttctctgcATTCTTATTTTATTGACATGCAAAGTGTACTCCTGCCCATCATGGATCTGAATTGACACTTTTAATAGAAGCAGTTACATTTGTTCCCATAATGGTGTTTTTGTGGATTGAGCGATAAATATGGATGCAGACTAGCTATGCCATTGCAAATGCGCTTAACGTTGTACAAACATTTCATTCCTATGGGGATGTGATGCTTTATATGAAAGCATCCGAGTCAAAGCAGGTACACATCCATTTTTCTCTATTTGCCATTTAAAATGATCTTGCCTGAAAGAATCTGCAGTTGTCCAGGTTATAAAGTATTAATAGGTTATAACCTGAGTATGATCATATGTGCTCATAATAGTACAAGGTTGACTTAGAGAATTGAGTTGGCTTATTGTTTTGTAGGCCATTAGTCATCACTGGCTTTTGAATTCAGCAAACAAAAATTTTGGCCTTTGCAACTCTTTTCTGTGCTTGTTGGAAGTGGACAAATTAGAGAAATTATAATACTTATGTTAGagctttatttttgatattgtcATACAACTATTTCAACAGATAAACTTGACTCAACTGTCAGATTCTTTCAACCAATTAACTTCACTAGCATCTTATTCTTTCAACCAATTAACTTTACTACCGTCTTTACTGCTTGGTTTTTATCTTCCAACCCCCATTTGCATATTGCAGTATATTTTCCACTATAatgatgctaatgattttgTATTGATAACTCATTACTGTGATTACATTATTTTTGCAGGAGAAGCCCTCAAGTTACATGGTTGAAATGGCTAGGGTGGGATCAGTAAGTCTCCACACTGCAATGCCATGTTGCGAAATGTCACTTTGTTGCAATGCCAAAGAGTAGTAATAGTTAATATTTGTGAATCTCCgtatacaaataaatttttttggtGATATTCTGCTTTTCATAAAATTATGAGAACACTGAGCTTTCCCCCTCATCATGATCAAAGGTTCATGCGTTATTTTTTTGGAGTTGGGGGggagggggagggggagggggaggggGGCGGGTGGCAAACTGTGAGAAAGCCATTTGTATGTATCAGTTTGTCAGAAGTAAAGATGCTCTTCTAATCTTTTGGTCATGATCATAGCATGAAACTATGCATCTGCAAACCTATTCAATTTCTGGTCATGATCATTACTCTTTTTATACTTTCTAGTAACATTTCTTTAGAACTCCAAATTAATGATTTtcatcttttttaaaaaaaaaacaaaaatgatTGTTCAGGCATATATCATATCCAACTCTGCaatgcatttttttttctgttgtgGTACTAGttacatagtttttaaaattaggCCCTGCATGTGTTAGTTAAATGGTGAACATTATACCTTCTAATTTACGGACCTTTTTTTGTCAGTTATTTCACATAAGTAGCTTAGAAGCTGTGGACTTTCTCGACAAGTTTCTCTCAATGAATCCAGACCCCAggtattaaattttttctttctgaGTAGATCTATGAGTTATTTCTTGATTATGCATTTGCTTAAAGAATATTTTTCACCCCTTGTATTCAGCTGTTTAAatttgtattgcaaattctataaagaaatttacttgggaaattttaatttttcagtatAATTTATACACCGGTTGTTTGCATGATACTAATCCCAATTGCTCTTCTTAATTTCATAATGTGTTAAATTATGCATTTAAGTGGTGCTAAATGCTTAACACTGAAGATGTACCTCCTATGGCCATGAGCACTGTGATCTGGAGTTAGTACATGAAAAatgcaaattttaaattttgacatGTTTATTCTTTCTGCAGTGGTCGTGTTAAATTCCACGACTTTTTGAGAGCTATGAGACTAAAGACTTGTAAACTTTCAGAAGAGGTCAGTCAATACGAAATTGTTATTCCCAATGTTTGGATTATGATTTACTTTATTCTCTCTCCTGACTGCATATTGCATAATACAAAATGATTAAGAGGAGACGTTCTTCCTGGTATGAATAATTGTTTATAaacatgtatttttttttaacacggTTGCTTACTCATTGACATGTAGTTGTTGCATCTCCTCCCCACCCGACCCCCCTCACCCCTCCGCGTGTGATATTATTGTTGTATCTTTGATATTTTAATGTTCCATTAGAATCCATTTTTTTGTTAAGACTTGGGTTTTATGTAGTGCTGTTCGGAGGCTGCATGTTTTGAGATGAAACCTTCTGTACTATTTGTCTGACTATTCACAGAGCTGTGAATGATGATCGTTgcttattttttagaatttggTGATGCACACTCAGATTTAGTCATACTTTCTTCAACTGTTGTTTTTTACTGGATTGTAGATATTTGGGTTCATTGATGTGGAAAAGAATGGATCGATCACATTCAAGCAGGTAACTTCCTCTTATTTCATTGAGGTGCAGTCCGGCTCTCCTGTTTTTGTTTATGAgagaaatatttttgaaaacaaTTATCAACACGTGGTGGTGAATTTATTACTACATTTAGTAGTCTTTGTACATTTTTCACTAAAGTTCTGGATTAGAGTTATAAATTGTACTTggtgattcttttttttttttcaaaaaaaaaaaaaaaaaaagaattaaaagttGTGATGAATGTCAGGGAAGTGGTGTTCTGAATGATACTATGGTGGACAGTGCTGATGTATGTGATTGTATTGTCTGTTGCTTGCAGTTCTTATATGGATCAGCTCATGTCATGAAGCAACCATTCTTCAGACAAAGCTGTGAATTAGCTTTTACCAATTGCAGTGATGGAGGAGATGGTCAAATATCAAAAGAACAAGTATGTTGTTAATTGTTCTTTCCTTCACCTATTCCCTGTTCTGATTTAGGTAGGTGAATCCTGGCTGACATTTGGGGTTTCCAATTTGTTTGTGAACCAGTTTGGAGATATTATTAGACTTTCGATCCCAGACTTGGATAATGATGAGGTAATTTGTCACTGTATCCCTGCACTGTTAGTGATTGCGCTGTGGTTGGACTTTATCCACCTACAGCAAAAAATTCACTTAGAAACTTTGCTTTGACATGTGCATAATACCATCTACATATTTCATATTTGATATGTTCCCCCATGGAATTGGGAAGGAGGGGGAGTGAAGATCCAACTGTAACATAATGGAATATGTATCCCATTGATTTCTTGTAGATGCACGAGCTCTTCAAATTATTTGGTGCTGAGGAGGATGGTAGGGTTAACAAGGATAGTTTCATGTCATGCCTGAGAAAGAATCCTCTGCTGATTGCACTTTTTTCGCCTTGTTTGGTGCGGAAAGGTTCCTCAGAAGCCGGTGATATGATGTTGCAAGAAATTGTGTgatagaatttaaaaaaaaaataaaaacaaaaagaaaaaaaagaaaaattgaaatttctgtATTTGGATTTGGGGTTGGGTTTTGCGTAAAATTGATATCACTGGTATTTTGTATTTGTTTTGTGAGAGGAAGGGAATAGTGTCAAAAGCTACATGGGCCTCGGAGCACCAACGCTATTCATTCTTTGCCAGTTTAAGATAGGATAAGACTAGAGATAGAGCGTTTCTTGCATCCAGTGGAGAATTGCATTactattttctataaataaataaataaattatctcaATTAGTGCTAACTAATCTTGAGTAATTTATTTTCCGTCCTTTTAATTTCAACAGGAAAAGTTAGAGACTGAAAATATTACTAGTGTATAGGagctttttttaagaaaaaataaattatatatatagaggGAGGAGAATTTGCCTATGGgatatttgaaattaataaaattatgatattaaaatatgttttatatatatctatatctaCAGAGTAAGCAAATTTTCTTATAACGTCATCATTTGTCATGCAACAACCATCATGATAATACGCTAATATAATGTATGTAGTTCTCTATTTTCATTAACTATGTAATTAATTGGATAATTCAATTTATAACTGTTGGGAAAAACTGGTTTAAATGATTTTtgaaatcatttttaaaaataattaatctaaagtatttaataattaatgattatactcttaataatataatagttggtcaatatttttatctatattataatatattcctTTATGTGTATTTTACATACCTGTAATTATTTTATAGGgtatatacatataattatttatttttcaatatatttgcaatttttaaattattaatattactgCATATAGataatatttgaatatattatAAATCTTTAATACATCAagagaatataatttttaattaaatccaAAGTTTTCATATCTTTaatcaatattattatattttgattatgaaatattcttttaaaaaattgaaattttagtccatataaaaataataaaaacaaaatatagAATACTTAtgaaaaacttaaaatattaatttatttttaatattaaaattaaaatatataaattaaatttatttatgtatgaaaaattttataggCCATTCGATAGTTTAGCACGTGGATCACGCTCTGTGAACAACTTTAACATTAACTTTAACCTTGGCAAATTAAGACTCAAGTGAACGTAATGGGACCACCGCACCCAGCTCTGCCTCACTCAACACGTTTCCACATACTCATGGACAATGCGTCGGTTCCTCCCACGTGATAAAtactatcattttttttaaataaaactatttattatattaattccaTCACGCTAAGAAAtatcatttcaaataaaaaaaataatattaatttcatcaaacaaaatgatatcattttaaataaataataataatatttaataaaaatattaattttataatttaaaaaaaatttataattatttaaaattaaatttttacataaaataatttaataaaaatatttttcaaatatctatttaaatttctatataaaataatttaaaaaatctaaaatagaaaataaagatatatatatatatatatacctttaTCTCTTTTATAGATAACTTTAGTTGGTGCCACACCTTTGGAGCTGTACGAGTGGCTGATGTCAACCACACCATTTTAGCATGCATAGTTGATGgagttattattaaaaaaaatatattgaaaatttatttttttaatttctaaaatataatataattaataaatatatctttttttttaaatgaaatatatCTCTTCGTTATCactaaattgtaattttatgaGCCAAAGCATCCTCTGCCAAATTaatatgttgagcttatggttTTAATTTGGTGAAAGGAGAGAATAGATGAGTATATTTCATTTCCACAAATGCCCTCAaccatttaaatatatatatcctTCTTCATTACTCTTTCTGATGAGAGTGATTCCCAAAAATCTAGTCAACACTAAAATTGACTAAATAGCAATAAAAGTGAATAAATAGGAAATCCATTTTTAGAATACAAAAATCTACTCaagaaaaattttgattaaatggAAAATAGCATTTCTTAGTTGAGGGAACAGCTACTCATCTCAGAAAttgtagaaaaataaataaataaataaataaaaactctgGATGATTTGGATGAAATTAtatgttaaatttataaaaataaatatttaaaaataaatttttattagtttaaaataaatatgttaaatttttattagtaagAAGCcataattatttttgtttaccttcatttatattgaaattatatgttaaatttataaaaataaatttaaaatttttagagaaAAAGAATTTTATGAGTAATGTTAGATTATTTAAtggtttttataaattatttagatttaaaaaataataaatttaaaaataataaatttaataagttgtaaataatttttttatatacataaaaaaaccTATACATAAATAAATGTGTTTATATAGGTAAtaaattaagtatttaaaatttgtataaaatgagtaaaataaaaaaaaaattgaactccTGCACAAACACCGAAGAGAAAGGCAAGgcaatagaagaaaataaaggaGCGAGAGAGTGGGGCCCAGTAGGTAGGTCCTATGTCCATGTGAAGCGAAGTATTGTGGAGTTGACAGAAAAGCGGGATGCATCCCAACTTGTGCGTTTTCGATCCCTGATTGGTTATCTCTCGTACGTAATTGTACGGATGATGGAGACTTGTTCTACCTATGTTTTCTACTTCCATTTTTTTCATCTCATGgtttataaaatatatcaacTATTTTCCTTTAAACTTTCCCAGACTTTCACTTCCATCCAAGTTTCTGTATGCTCTCCTTTTCATCTAAATTTGCTTTGTTTGGTGTTTGTCGTGGGTTTTACCAAAACAAGCAAGGATGAGGTTTTCTTTAATgtaagcatatatatatatatatatttttttataatattaataataaaggtGATAAAATGGGTAAAATTTTGTTTCTTTAAATGGGTGGTAGGCTTTCGCTCCCAGGAGCTTCCATATTCAAGCTGAAAGAGAGAGATGAATAAGGAAAGGTCCGTGTGTGTGGGTTCTCGCTGCCTGCTGCACTCATTGTGACTAAAAGAGAGCCTAGAAATAGAATCAATCAATCACCAACCCATAAATAACATTAGATTTCTACTCTGGTCTTTGCTTCCGAGCGTCAGATATATATTTTTGCTActtcttgctttctctttcttcttttggaatttatattttttctccCCTCTTTCATCACAGGCTTTCTAGGTTTTTGCCAATTTGTTAAGATTTTCAAATCTCCCTTTGGCTCTTTTCATAAAAGGAATTGACCAACATTTCTAGTGGTTTGCTTTGTTGATTTGGATCAATCAACAACGACTCTTATCTCCATAAAATCCTTTTGGGCTTTGCCTGCTGTTTGGTAAGTTTCTCTTCATTGTATATAATTCCTCTGGCTGAATTCAATCCATTACAACTCTTACCACTGTGACCGGTTTGTGGTGTTTGCTCACAAAAACTCAGATTTCTGTGCTTTTGCTCTCTTCACCTAGAGCGGCTTCCTGGGTTGCCCGTTTGGTAAGATTTTCTCACCCTCTCTTCAACTTCAGAAATATTTCTCAAGTTATTGTTCCTTTTTGGGCGTTGATTCTATCCTTGAGCTTCATTTAGTGGTGAGAGTAAAGAGATGGTGAGGGGAAAGACTCAAATGAAGCGCATAGAGAACGCGACAAGCAGGCAAGTCACCTTCTCCAAGCGGCGAAATGGGTTGCTGAAGAAGGCCTTTGAGCTGTCGGTTCTTTGCGATGCCGAGGTTGCCCTTATCGTCTTCTCTTCAGGAGGGAAGCTCTATGAATTTGCAAACTGCaggtaaatttaattatattttctgttGCGCTTATTTATGGAATTCCTCCTGTTTCTCTAGTCATCTAcccattatttttcttaatttccaACTTCTGAATTTCTTGCTTCCTAGAAATTAAAATCTTGAATTTAGTTTTGTATGGGACTATGGTTCTTGCACtgtgatctctctctctctctctctctcattcgTACGGGTACGGCTTCATAGAATATGCCTACATTGACATTAAAGCCCAGAGCTTGGGTTCCATTGACGATAATCCTCCTTGACATTCATAATGTACAATGCCTCCAGAACAAAGAAACCGAAGCTGTTCTTTCTTGCAAcatttttgtttgtttgtttcgaAACCCGACATGTACATATATGAAACAAACCTCACTCACTCCTCGATGAAGTCCATACCTCTATATGTTTTTGGCATCTGATGTAATTCTTGCTGTCGTCATTATCACATCCCCAAGCTCAACTTGCTACTGCCAGGTGctggtttattttattttattttcaaagcaaaatttattaataggcTCCGATCTGCTGATGGACCTGGTTTAGTTGCAATAGTGTCTTGGTGATTTGTAATTGTCCTGTGTGCATTTCTGTTTTGACATATCATCTTACATATAATAATAAGATGTTATTATCAAATACTTTTTTAACCATTATCCATTATCCTTAATTCTATTTgataaacaaatataaaataaccatttatattaatcaataaatttgaCTTTATAGATGTTTAAAAGATAATttgtttaatgataaaaataatattagtgtaaaaaaagtgaataaaaaatAGTTCTTGAGAAAAATGCTGTCTAAAAATGTTTATTAAAGATCTTTAATtgaatttacttttaaataaaatatgcaTATTCTAATcataacaattttaaaataagaaaagagtttttattgcttttttcacatataaaataatctaaaaattaatgCCAAATATGGTGTAATTTTGATTGGGTATTAACTTTGAGATATACCCTTAAAGggttaaaaaatttcattaattgtaaaatcattagtttttttaattattcttttataatttttacaatttgCATTTTCCCCAATTCCATCTAAAATGGAGTATAGAGAGTAACTTAAGAGTATGTGTTGCAAAAATATTAAGGTGATAAATTTATGGTAAAGCAACATAAGGTAACAAAGCTCCCGAACCCTGCAATTTAATGgatggaaaaaataaaaattttaaactttgaaaaaaaaatcttctctTAAAAAAACCTTCCACCCAAATAATTGACGAatataaatacattttttttaacattttgaCAAATTGCTTGAATTTTCAGATTcctaaatttaattatctttGGAAATCCTGACAATTTTCCCAGGAAGATCATTGTTACCTTACTAAttactaattattaattattgatgTACTATTATGATTGCAGATAAAAAAATTCtatgaaataatttaactaTAATAAGTaacttttaatttcaaattaattgaaGCCagcattaaaataatttaaaattttaacaaatttcatattatattaaaaaaaatattaaggcttcagttattttttaaaaaatattttatattgaaaaagtATTTTCTACTAAAACAAGTTCTCCATgagaaatttgaaaaaaaaaaggcttaattttttagtatttggTTGTAATGTTAAGAAAATGAAAGTTTTTAAAATGGATGTTTTCTTATTAAAAGATAAttgttttagttttattttatattaatataaaatagagattttccaaattattttttatatgctaaaattttaacattaaaagtaataaataattaataaaaattttgaagcaGTTGAATCATATAAtccaaattatatatatatgattgatTGATTGATTTTTGTGTTATCATAGCATGCAGGAAACAATTGCACGATATCATAAGCATGTGAAAGCTACTCAAATCAACAAGAAGACATTCGACGAAAACATGCAGCAGGTTGATCTCTATTTTCTCTTCCATCTATCATATATCTCAATTTCTTTTAAGATGAAATGGGTATTCGTTTCATGCAATATTAATTCACATAAACCCACCAAGAATATTTTCAGCTCTGTTAATTCTTCCAACCAACGAATATATATACTCTGTTAATTTTCTCGCTCATAAATTTGAAATGGCAGCAACTGAAGTCGGAAGCAACGAACATGGTGAAGAAAATAGAGCTTCTTGAAATTTCAAAAAGGTTTAAAGGCCTCTTTAaactctttctcttttctccTGAGCTTACGGTCTGGAGCATATTttaaagaacaagttttgaacTCCTCAGGAAGCTAATGGGAGAAGGTCTGGGTTCCTGCACTGTTGAAGAATTACAGCAGCTAGAACAGCAACTGGAGAAGAGCGTAAGCACCATCAGAGCAAGAAAGGTTTATCAACAAGACCATGGGCTATGCTTTTATGCCTAAAATCTTTATTGAACTTCAATGgtctaacattttattttttgtgtctGTATTCAGAATCAGGTTTTCAGAGAACAAATTGAGCGATTAAAAGAAAAGGTAAGCATTTGGGAATCACTTTAAAGCCAATAGGATATTGAAAGACTGGAATATTTAATACACAAAGGAGAGAACTTCATCATGTTTAGACACGAAGGAAAGTGGATTATCATTTATGtgacttaaatttaaatatgattttttttatgggTTGAATTGTGATCTGACTGACTTGATTTGAAAGAATATTTTGCAACGTCTAGGATGATAGAAAAGGGATCATGACGGTAGATTTATAAAATATTGGGGTTAAgagttagagagagttttccttctttttcattATAGTATTATATATGTCTTGTCGATAACGGAGACCTTAGACTGTTCTTTATTCTCTCTCTTACACTGTAAATTGGATGTTGTGTTTAGACCTGTGGGTCCACTTGGTATTATGCACCCAAATCTTTACTTCAGTAAGAGTTTCCAAAGAGTTTTAACCGACGCATAGATTTTTACATTTGGTTCTTTATGTAAATGTCAGGAGAAACTTTTGGCAGCTGAAAATGCAAAGTTGTCTGAAAAGGTTAGCATTTATCAATTAGTACTAGTATAATCATCatcattattaatcatttactgcttcttttcttttttttatcatttatcaATCGTCACAATAGCATTGGATTTAGTGGGATGTACTGTGTTTTAGTCTCTTcttgaatttattattaaaaaaaaggtgAGAATCAATGTTGTAAGATCTAAAATCAAATGTTATAAACAAAATGTCACCCACCAGATTTATGGAAGAGAAGCAAAGTCCACGTTAAAGCAAAGCTTGTCACCCCAATCACTCACCTCGCCCTGCTAATATTCTGTGTGCACAGTAATGTAAACCATtgattttactattattttGCAGTGTGGTGGCCAACCATGTCAAGGCTTGAAATTAGTGGGAGAAACTAGACACTGTGAAGAGAGTAGCCAAGTTTCAGACGTAGAGACTGAATTGTTCATTGGACCACCAGAAACAAGAAACAAGCGCAATCCTCCAAGAAATTGAATAATGGTTGACAAAACCAGGCCACCGTTTATACGTTGCGACTAGCAAAAAGCAAAAATAAGGGCAATTGTATGGTAATGATAACATAAATTATTTGTTTGAAGAAGCTTGACAGGAACTTAATTAGACTAAAGTAGAAGCTAGCAACTTAGATTTTATTATAACATGTAATCACAGTTCTCCATATTCTTTCTGCTACCTTTCTTCTAGGTGCTACCGTGTGCTACGATCTATTAGAAGTTTTCTGCTCTGAACAATGTAGAAGCTGCTTCTTGGAGGGAAGTTGCTGTGAATATAAATAAGCAAGAATCATCTAATGGATAAAAATACTAGAAATGCTGGAATATTTTCATTTCAAGGATTCATTGTGAAATCTATCCTGCTCAGgatcaaaaaaataatagaatcgCTTGCAAGGTCTCCTGGAAATAGACTATCAGATCTTCTCAAGCAGTTCCTTGGATAAAATTTGGAGGACTGCTTCTTTTGTGGGCAGCGAAGGAATAGCTCCTTTCTGGGTAACCGTGATAGCACCACAGGCATTAGCAAAGAGGAGAGCTTCCCTCAACTTCTTTTCATCCTGCAATGGAAATTCCAAGTCGCTTAAGCATACAtta
The Manihot esculenta cultivar AM560-2 chromosome 1, M.esculenta_v8, whole genome shotgun sequence genome window above contains:
- the LOC110617719 gene encoding lysophospholipid acyltransferase LPEAT2-like isoform X2, with amino-acid sequence MADHDLSSPLLPPQPSDSPHLVLIVRDSDSGQRSSTAQSHNHHHHNNDIGSFNKNHSSHLNHIYPNPFEFLGSDGLSVPPPSTVDPFRNSTPNIEGAYEVLKLLLCLPIVVARLVLFGACLAVGFIATKLALEGWKDKHNPMPIWRSRLMWVTRMCARCILFSFGYQWIRRKGEPAPREIAPIVVSNHVSYIDPIFYFYELFPTIVAAESHDSIPFVGTIIRAMQVIYVDRFSHSSRKQAVNEIKRKASCDRFPRVLLFPEGTTTNGKVIISFQLGAFIPGQAIQPVVVRYPYVHFDQSWGDISLAKLLFRMFTQFHNFMEVEYLPIVSPLDNCKENPAHFAKRLFHISSLEAVDFLDKFLSMNPDPSGRVKFHDFLRAMRLKTCKLSEEIFGFIDVEKNGSITFKQFLYGSAHVMKQPFFRQSCELAFTNCSDGGDGQISKEQFGDIIRLSIPDLDNDEMHELFKLFGAEEDGRVNKDSFMSCLRKNPLLIALFSPCLVRKGSSEAGDMMLQEIV
- the LOC110617719 gene encoding lysophospholipid acyltransferase LPEAT2-like isoform X1; amino-acid sequence: MADHDLSSPLLPPQPSDSPHLVLIVRDSDSGQRSSTAQSHNHHHHNNDIGSFNKNHSSHLNHIYPNPFEFLGSDGLSVPPPSTVDPFRNSTPNIEGAYEVLKLLLCLPIVVARLVLFGACLAVGFIATKLALEGWKDKHNPMPIWRSRLMWVTRMCARCILFSFGYQWIRRKGEPAPREIAPIVVSNHVSYIDPIFYFYELFPTIVAAESHDSIPFVGTIIRAMQVIYVDRFSHSSRKQAVNEIKRKASCDRFPRVLLFPEGTTTNGKVIISFQLGAFIPGQAIQPVVVRYPYVHFDQSWGDISLAKLLFRMFTQFHNFMEVEYLPIVSPLDNCKENPAHFAKRTSYAIANALNVVQTFHSYGDVMLYMKASESKQEKPSSYMVEMARVGSLFHISSLEAVDFLDKFLSMNPDPSGRVKFHDFLRAMRLKTCKLSEEIFGFIDVEKNGSITFKQFLYGSAHVMKQPFFRQSCELAFTNCSDGGDGQISKEQFGDIIRLSIPDLDNDEMHELFKLFGAEEDGRVNKDSFMSCLRKNPLLIALFSPCLVRKGSSEAGDMMLQEIV
- the LOC110615943 gene encoding MADS-box protein SOC1; the protein is MVRGKTQMKRIENATSRQVTFSKRRNGLLKKAFELSVLCDAEVALIVFSSGGKLYEFANCSMQETIARYHKHVKATQINKKTFDENMQQQLKSEATNMVKKIELLEISKRKLMGEGLGSCTVEELQQLEQQLEKSVSTIRARKNQVFREQIERLKEKEKLLAAENAKLSEKCGGQPCQGLKLVGETRHCEESSQVSDVETELFIGPPETRNKRNPPRN